In Triticum urartu cultivar G1812 chromosome 6, Tu2.1, whole genome shotgun sequence, the following proteins share a genomic window:
- the LOC125517298 gene encoding haloacid dehalogenase-like hydrolase domain-containing protein 3 isoform X2, producing the protein MSLLSRLRLVTVDVTGTLIAYRGQLGDYYCTAARSAGLPCPGYARMHQAFKAAYADMTAKHPCFGHASRMPDHRWWRTCVRDSFLRAGHEYDDATFERIFGQIYAAFGSPAPYSVFPDARPFLRWLRGEGIMAGVVTNADCRYRDVVLPALGLNQGSEWDFGVFSGVAGVEKPDRRIYEMALEAAGGVAPEEALHIGDSMSKDYAPARAVGMHALLLDRFGTADAERWRRSGAVVLPDLVSAREWLTRDPPAAHGGTNNAWAEE; encoded by the exons ATGTCGCTGCTGTCGAGGCTGCGGCTGGTGACCGTGGACGTGACGGGGACGCTGATCGCCTACAGAGGGCAGCTCGGCGACTACTACTGCACGGCGGCCAGGTCCGCCGGGCTGCCGTGCCCCGGCTACGCGCGCATGCACCAGGCCTTCAAGGCCGCCTACGCCGACATGACGGCCAAGCACCCCTGCTTCGGCCACGCCTCCAGGATGCCCGACCATCGCTGGTGGAGGACGTGCGTCAGGGACTCCTTCCTCAGG GCAGGACACGAGTACGATGATGCCACATTTGAGCGGATCTTCGGGCAAATCTACGCCGCCTTCGGCTCCCCCGCCCCGTACTCGGTGTTCCCCGACGCGCGGCCCTTCCTCCGGTGGCTGCGCGGCGAGGGGATCATGGCCGGGGTCGTCACCAACGCGGACTGCCGCTACAGGGACGTCGTCCTGCCCGCGCTGGGGCTGAACCAG GGGTCCGAGTGGGACTTCGGGGTGTTCTCGGGCGTCGCCGGCGTCGAGAAGCCCGACCGGCGGATCTACGAGATGGCGCTGGAGGCGGCCGGGGGCGTGGCGCCGGAGGAGGCGCTGCACATCGGCGACAGCATGAGCAAGGACTACGCGCCGGCCCGGGCCGTCGGGATGCACGCGCTGCTGCTGGACAGGTTCGGGACCGCTGATGCCGAGAGGTGGCGGCGGTCCGGCGCGGTGGTGCTCCCTGACCTCGTCTCCGCCCGGGAGTGGCTCACCCGGGATCCCCCTGCCGCGCATGGAGGAACCAACAACGCCTGGGCGGAGGAGTGA
- the LOC125517298 gene encoding uncharacterized protein LOC125517298 isoform X1, with protein MPPCVAGCHVAAVEAAAGDRGRDGDADRLQRAARRLLLHGGQVRRAAVPRLRAHAPGLQGRLRRHDGQAPLLRPRLQDARPSLVEDVRQGLLPQGKVKAGHEYDDATFERIFGQIYAAFGSPAPYSVFPDARPFLRWLRGEGIMAGVVTNADCRYRDVVLPALGLNQGSEWDFGVFSGVAGVEKPDRRIYEMALEAAGGVAPEEALHIGDSMSKDYAPARAVGMHALLLDRFGTADAERWRRSGAVVLPDLVSAREWLTRDPPAAHGGTNNAWAEE; from the exons ATGCCTCCGTGCGTCGCCGGCTGCCATGTCGCTGCTGTCGAGGCTGCGGCTGGTGACCGTGGACGTGACGGGGACGCTGATCGCCTACAGAGGGCAGCTCGGCGACTACTACTGCACGGCGGCCAGGTCCGCCGGGCTGCCGTGCCCCGGCTACGCGCGCATGCACCAGGCCTTCAAGGCCGCCTACGCCGACATGACGGCCAAGCACCCCTGCTTCGGCCACGCCTCCAGGATGCCCGACCATCGCTGGTGGAGGACGTGCGTCAGGGACTCCTTCCTCAGGGTAAGGTGAAG GCAGGACACGAGTACGATGATGCCACATTTGAGCGGATCTTCGGGCAAATCTACGCCGCCTTCGGCTCCCCCGCCCCGTACTCGGTGTTCCCCGACGCGCGGCCCTTCCTCCGGTGGCTGCGCGGCGAGGGGATCATGGCCGGGGTCGTCACCAACGCGGACTGCCGCTACAGGGACGTCGTCCTGCCCGCGCTGGGGCTGAACCAG GGGTCCGAGTGGGACTTCGGGGTGTTCTCGGGCGTCGCCGGCGTCGAGAAGCCCGACCGGCGGATCTACGAGATGGCGCTGGAGGCGGCCGGGGGCGTGGCGCCGGAGGAGGCGCTGCACATCGGCGACAGCATGAGCAAGGACTACGCGCCGGCCCGGGCCGTCGGGATGCACGCGCTGCTGCTGGACAGGTTCGGGACCGCTGATGCCGAGAGGTGGCGGCGGTCCGGCGCGGTGGTGCTCCCTGACCTCGTCTCCGCCCGGGAGTGGCTCACCCGGGATCCCCCTGCCGCGCATGGAGGAACCAACAACGCCTGGGCGGAGGAGTGA